Genomic window (Rhododendron vialii isolate Sample 1 chromosome 4a, ASM3025357v1):
GGATGCTTCCAAGTTTAAGAACTCTGTCTGGTAATAGAACATGATTGTTGAGAGATTTGGAACAGTCACATGCGCTAGGAGAAACCAAGTCATTGGTCTAGCCTTCGTCAAAGTAAATTCGAGGGGGAAGAATTCAGATTAGGAAACAGAAATACaaaactagaaaaagaaaatgaaacagaaaaatATCACGCACTATCATCCATTTGACCCAAAACTACTAGAATGCATTTTCACGTGTTAGACTACTTCGGAATGTCATACTGGACCATACAATTCGCTATATCAGAAACTTGGGAACAAAGGTTCTTTCCAAATAGAAATTGTCACAGACGGGAATGAATTGAAAAGGGACTCTCAATGGGCATAAAAATACTAACTAGCACAGAAACACAGATTATAACCAGTCACCTCAGAATGATTGGCTGTCTGAAAGCCCGCAAAAGACTATAAGTGGCTGTTCTCAGAGATTGGAACCATTGTGACACCAATAAGCCCTTTTCTGGAACCTGGAATTTGCTGGTGATGTCTGATCTCTTGTTACTGTTCTTTTGGATCTTTTTTCTTCTCGAAGTACTGGTTTTGGATTTCTCAACTGCGAAATTGTCAGCATCAGATGCGGTATTGTTTCCATTTTCTTCATGGGACTCGTGCAAATCTTTACCACGTATAGAATCCTCATTGACCCAACCACATGAAAACAGTTGTATGGCTGGTAGAATGGAGAATAGAAGAAAAATAGTCTCGATCTGCAAGTTTGATAGAGCGTATCCACCTAACAAACTCCCACAGGTCCCTCCCAAAGCCATCGCCATCCATGACAATGACTGAAGATCACCAGCAAACGAGGACCTAATCACGAATGACAGTAAACATTAGCAAATATTATTTTCGATAAAAGAACAATACAATCAAGCAGCCGTAAGACTACACTTCACACCTAACAGAATATGATGTTAAGTGCAAGGCTTAGGGCGCAAACAAGTTAGATGAACATGAGTAACGTCTAATATTCATCAACTTCAAGTAATTGGAATTTGGAACCCCGTATGAACAAGTCCCAAGCAAAGCTTAGTGTTGTTCATAACCCTAAACCGACTTGATTTTAAAGTACACGCAACAAGTTGGCCTCACCTATGTAAATTAGAGGCCAAAAACTATCGCGAAAGCTTTCTCATATCTTTGTCTTACCCAACTTGTTGTAATCAAGTGCCATAAGGCTCATGATCATGATACGATATTTATAGAAAACCCATGCGTCATTGTTTCAGTAGTCTAAACGAGCCAAGACTTGCACTAACCAAGTTCGGATTTTAAAGTAAGTAGACTCAAAACTTGGGGCTTGTACTTGGCTTTATCAGTGAATAAATCTGTATGGAacttaaagaaaagaaaggaaaattaaaaaaaaattcccttccattgtttggttggaagagaaagacagaagaaaataaaattttcaagtttagtgaatagtaaattttccctcccattttccgcctattttcttttattttcctttcttttccttaggttccaaacagagaAGTCTATCTAATCTCCTAAAAAAGATGAGAACCTAGCAGTTCAAGAGCTGCTCAGGTCCTCATCTGCGTAACCACAAACTTTGAGTTCCGACAGCATCTAATTGACGACCGACTGCATCCTGCAGAATGGAACAATTTCATACGGGCATAACTAGTATTTAATTGAATGAACATACCGCTCAACCCTCACAGCCTCAGCTATCATTGCATCAACCACGACATCAGCCATTGCAGAGCCCAGGTTTTGCACAGTTAAGATGACCATAAGGGGCATCTGTGAACTCCTGAGGGACGATACTTGGCCCAAAATGAGCcatggcaagagagagagaactgttGCAATCACCAGATATGGAACCCTTTTTCTTCCTCTGATTGGGATACAATCAGACAAGATGCTGCATATTGAATTAAGAACCAATTTCAATAGAAAGAATAAGTGCACAAACTATGATATTGGAAAAAGAACACTACACTCTACAGTCTAGACATATCACATGCTGCAAGCACCAATAAGAGTTCAAAGCTTTCTCATCTTCAAGTGTAATTCTTCCTCACACATCCACATATGTGACCATCATATGATGCACTGGTTCTCTTGAAATTCTTTACGTTGTCAGATTTTTCAGCATAAGCTTGAAATGCCATCATTTTATTGTCTTCTAGATGCCAAAATGTTCACCCACTTGTAGATTCATTTGAGAAGAATCATACGATTCTAGTGTTGAAGCCAAAATTTGGCAGTAGTTCCAAGCTCTTCCTTTACAATATGGTTTGTCATCAACTAATACATGCACGCATAGATAGACAGACAAAGCCATGAAAGACAAAATTTCCCCACACAAATGATATGGTGATCATTTTTATCTGCTTGCTCCATATGCAGTGTGGTGCATGGTGAAGAGTATTCATGGAATCAATCTAGTATATAATATAATACTTGGGGGACCCGCTTCTTAAACAAAAACTCTGCAAAAAGAGCAGTTTCAATAGAGAAGAAATCAGATGCATACCCATATAACGGTTTTATGCTCCATGGGAAAAATGCTATTGAAGACACCAATTGGGAGGCTGAGGGCGACAACTTAAGCCTGTCTTTCAGCTGGTAGGAAACTGCTGTCCACACAAAAGACCTGAAGCCCTACTTTGACAAATTCATAGAGAAGAGGTAAGCAAGCAGACTTTGAAcccaaggaaaaaagaaacttgggaaaaaaaaaaaaggagcaaaaaACATCACTAAGCAACCAAATGTTGTGAAAAAGCCTTAAAACGTTTAAAGAATTATAGTCCAGACACAATAAATAGGTCCACAACCCAATTTACATAGATTTTCCAGATTTATAGCACAATGTTCGCACCCCATTTTGCTCCATAATATATATTGGTGCATTAATTTAAGCAATTGAATGCCATTCCAAGTGTTTCCAGACTTTCCACAATCAGTTGGTTCACAAAACAACCGTAGACTTTCCCCAAAACCTAAATGTTGACACCCCATTTTGCACCTATTATAGATGAGGGCATTCATCCAAACCTACAAAAGCCTTTCTAAGTGGTTCTAAACGTGATAAGAAGTTGAGAACTGTAAACGGCATACACAAGAATGTCGAACAAAGGATTTTGAAAGCAAAAAATAGCAAGGAATTATGCTTCCTCAAGTTCGAAACTGTGATTGATTTGGGAAAAACGAATTATATTACTACTATTCTTAGCTTTGCTGTATTCCAATTTTCACATATTCTGCTTTCACACAGGAGAAGCCTATGGttcaacaccaaaaaaagaatttgcaaaaattttgatcaccaaaaaaaaagcaCGTAATTATTTTGGGGTTTACCCTATACCCCTATTCGTAACTTCGCCAGATAAATGCGTAACGAATAAACCAAAAATCATGCGTACCATGCTCCAAAACTTTGCGTACCATATACTTCCAAGGTAAACCTTGCGCAACTAGCCAAAAAATTGTGTAACATACACCAAAATAATGTGTCACAAACACCAAAAGAACACTTAACATTTCTATGGTACACTGGGTGTACCATTGCTTTCGCCTTTCACGTAGCCCAATTAACATGGCTCGATATCTAAGATTATAAGCGGTAAAACAAATTCCCATAAACAACTAGtcttggggccacctcacccGTGCGAAAGCATATGAAACAGCTGTGGGAGGGGCTGTAAGAATTAGTTCGAGAGGCGCGCAGGCTGGTTCGGAACACCTTacattaccaaaaagaaaaacaaaaaaacaaattcctaTAAACAGATAAATGGACAAGAAAAATAGCTTAGCCAACAGTCAAAACAGTAATAAACCCTTAAACAGAGGAATCCCAAAACGGAAAATCACCAGCTCTCTCAACCACCAATCACTCCAAAGAAACCCAAaacttcaacaacaacaacaaaaaagacaatGGGAGAGGAAGAAGTAAAGCGAGATGAGATCAGGTAAGAACACAATAGAGGGATTTGGAACCTGGGTGAAGTAAATCAAGCAGACAAGCCATAGAAATGAAGTCCCGAATGCGATTCGCAGCCGTTGCACCCATTGTATCATCTTTCCTTTCTCACGATTCTAGTAACGCCACTGATCTTACTTTCGCGCTTCAACCCAGCTAGtactaatttctctctctctctctctctctctctctctctctctctctctcaacccagCTAGtactaatttctctctctctctctctctctctctctctctctctctctagatttggCTCTTCTCGgacgaagagagagaatagtgtGGGAGCATGCGTTCTCTCGTCTCCAATGAGAGAACATTCATGCGTTcgttctttttgttctttcttgtctTCCAATTGGGAAAGGAAAGGCACAATACTTTTGGCCATGTCATAAGCCCCCTTCTGCAACTGACACGTAGCACACCTGGCCGTTTCGACCAATCATATCAAGGTTCCACGGGACGGAAGAGTTAAAGCGATCTTCTATACTCCcaccgtcccatttttatttttcgtgtCGTTCTTTTTACACTTTATCTTtcaatctacaatgtttttcataattttaaaaattttgtattataaatcTAGTCGAGaactattaaacaagattcatattgtatattttaaaaaatttatattgaaaaatataagcgTTAAAAGAAtgacacgaaaaacgaaaatgaactaTAAAAATGAAACGTAAGGAGTAATAGCTTACACGCATttcgattaaattttttttattttaatcggAGGGAGATCATTCAcgtcaaaataaaaatttacgataaattattttcttgcgaTAGAATCCCAAGAATCGAATGCTAGACAATTATGTAAAATACAAATTTACCAAGCCGGACTCGGTCCTTCTACAATTACCGTGTATACTTATGGAGTGAGACGGAGGACCACGGCACTGATGGGACCCATTCCTAATCCGTTGACCGTTTGTTCTTGGGTGATAAGCAGATCTCGCACGGCCATGCTCAAAATTGTTTCCAAGATTTAACGAGGTTTAAAATCAAGCTGAATACAAACCGATCTTACAGGAAGTTTAATAGAGCTGAATGCatgattttgagatattttatatataatcaatcaaacgagcctaatagtAACTTGGTAGGATGTAGCTTAAAAGTTTTGGGTCTTTAGAACTAACTTCTCTTTTTCTGCACACAGTTCGCAATAAGTTTTCTtatcaattattattttaaaattttctatctttcgctctccacttattattcaaaaaatctCTATCCAAATCAATCAGAGTCAAAGAGTTATTAACAAATAAATTCGACCTCAAACTAGAATAGCTTGGCTTATTTAGCATCTCTATTTTCATTAAGGATTCTTTCGGGTACCTTTATCTCGGACCCGGGGATGCCTTGCACCCCCTTAGTTCGGCCAATTTgcccgttcatctcggcaatggacggttcagattttctTCCCAACAATAAACAGCTAGGATTTATAGGAGTTCGgattaaattcaagttattTGTGCCCAAAATAGACGGTCGGATTGTCCGTGTAGTGTAGCGGGTTCACTACAACCCCTTCCATTCCCTTTATCCCACTGTAAAAcacctctcttcttttttctcaaaacagATCATGCAATAAATggatgaattttatttttcaaagtcAAATTCTTTGTTAACAAAACACACTTCACTTTTCTACTATTAGAAAAAGAGTACATTTTCCACATAATAATTCCGCCAATATAACGGGATCCGGATCTGTAAGGATTTTTCCGGTGAGGATTGGATGAAAACTCTCACACAATCCTCACAAAGAGATCATTGcctttaaattaaattttgagaaaatccgAGGAACCTTCCAGCAAGCATACAAGCATAATACCTACAAACATACATGGACCTACTGGCTAAATTATGTACAAGACTACATTATTACATGGAATATGCCttattattaaataaaaaataagttaaaccCATTCTAGAACGGGACCTTAaggtgtttggacaaataagccaaagtgacttattttttgtccttattcaaaattttttccgcatttgttagtgtctcgtcaattttttggggattattgctttgtcatgacgagagaaatctaaaaagtaaaaaacttcgatcaaaacctaatttttttgaatttttttgaatattattcaaaaaattacgccaataaaccaattttttcatctttattcaaaaaaaattggatttcgatcaaaaaattttactttttagattcctcttgtcacgAGAAtacaataatctccaaaaaaaattaatgataaGCAAAgtgatacaaaaaaattgaataaggacaaaaaaataaaccactttgacttatttgtccaaacaccACAGGAACCGTCCAACAAAGCGGATGTTTCTGACAACAATATTGTCTCAGTCGCCCCATGTAGGGATGACAACGGACCCCGTGTTTGATGAGAGGCCACTCTGGATCTCTTGCTATGTACAGTAAAAATTACCATTCAGCACCCCTGGGGTGGACACTGAGAATAACCCCGGAGGGCACTCGTCAAGAGGCGTTACCATTTTTtcaaataagcaaaataaactCATAAACAAGGTTACCAAACGGGCCTTAAGGTTAGAGGGTCCACCTACTTTGGACTATCTCAGCAAAAATGAGAGCTCACTGTTGTGTACTGTTGTAAGGAGTATAATTGGTGTTTACTGTTGGTGTAAAGTAGTCTACATAGCAGGTGTGATGTAGTCCTTTATGAGTAGTAAATGCTATGCATGAATAGAAAAGTTTATGCGTAGTAAATGCTAGTGTAGTAAATGCTAGCAGAGTGTCTTGTAATGTTGTCAGATAGACGTAGGACTAAGAACAATAATGTTCAATTATGGGTACCATCTGTATTGTCTGTATTCTCCTCCTTAcgtctataaaaggagggttctACTTTTGTAATCACCAAGTTAGTAGAAGCCTGTATCTTTGAGTAATATATCACGTGTCTTGTTCTCTTTCTTTGATCCTAACTTACTTTGTGTTGGTACTCCCATTTTTTCTACAAGCCAATGGCATAGACTAAAATATAACCTGACAGTCCCAAATCTTGGGGAAGTACAGTTGAAGAAGAATCAAGGACTTCACCTAATGCCATGTTCTATGGcattaaaatcatgattttgatAAGGAAATAGTATATCAGTAACTATAGAAATAGAAGATGCCATACCATCCAGGTTCGTTTACGGTTTCTTCCGAGTCCCAACAATCCGAGACAACAGATGGCTGATAAAGTTCTTAGTAACCATCCCAAATACTGAGAATATGTACACATGCATTTGGAACAAACCTTTGAATCACAATACATATGACCTGATTTGCATTTTATCTCCACACCAGGTTTAGATATACTGGTAATGGTATATAGCTCTACTCCATACCATTCACAGACAGTATGTTGGAACGTTGGTCGGCTGATAGACAAAAGGTCTAACAGTGTGGAAATAACCCGATGGGCGACTGTAAGTGAACTTGACACCTGAACTGCTGCCTCCAAGATGAGTGCAGTGTTCGTGGAAGCTGCTGATAGGTCTAGCTAAGCACGCATCCCACCGGTCGCTTTCTGGCATTGTCTCTGCCACTGTGTACATCCCCTTCGAGTTTGTGAATGCCTGGTAATTAAGAACTTCCCCAGATGTTGTTATGCAAAGAACAGCCACCTCGGCACCTGCTCAGAAACAACCACAACCATAAGTACCATCTCAACAAATTGGAAAAATCCACTTTATTTCCCATGGTTTAGCCCTTGTGCACTTTGCCTCCCGACTTCCTAAAAAACACAAGCCCCTCGCATGGTTTTGAAATTAAGTGATACGATACACAGCTCATCTGAATTGCCACACACTTAATTCAAGAATGGCAATGTAAGAGATTTCACTCAATGTCAACCTTTCAGTGCCAAAACACAGTGTCGTTCCATATTCATCACCCGCATTTTAGAACCTTACCACATGAAAAATCCTAACCACACAAACCTACCAACATTCTCCCCCATCTTATTTTATTCCCAATCCCACCCAGCCTATGGCACCACCCCTCTTCCTTGCCTCGCCACCCCAACTCCCCCCTCTAACACCCTCCAACAGCTCTCCTCCTGTCCCAAACCCCATATCCCCCCAAGCAAAGATGTTCCACAGACATCCAGCTTGCTTCCACAAATGGATGCACTCCAGTGCATTGCAGTCTGCTGCACAGTGCAGTTAATGAACGATAGCTGTGTACAGAGTACAGACACACATCTGctagagtgcaattttgttcaccctccataaaagagggtgaacattaccctcccttttattggttgaaatggtgtaggtctcacccgtgcaatacactttttggtaagcatgacatcactttgtggtgaaaTTTacacactttgtggtgggatccacatcatttcaaccaataagaaagagggtaatgttcaccctttttagtgagggtgaacaaaactctcAACTCCATGTGCTCTGCCTACTTGAGGCAAAATGGAGGAGATGTCCTTAGTCCACATATTTAACAAATGAAGTAGATTGCACAAGTGAATTTATAGAGTTTCTTCAAATTAGTCTCAGTAACCATTTAAGAGTTGGGAATG
Coding sequences:
- the LOC131321687 gene encoding probable folate-biopterin transporter 4, which produces MIQWVQRLRIAFGTSFLWLVCLIYFTQGFRSFVWTAVSYQLKDRLKLSPSASQLVSSIAFFPWSIKPLYGILSDCIPIRGRKRVPYLVIATVLSLLPWLILGQVSSLRSSQMPLMVILTVQNLGSAMADVVVDAMIAEAVRVERSSFAGDLQSLSWMAMALGGTCGSLLGGYALSNLQIETIFLLFSILPAIQLFSCGWVNEDSIRGKDLHESHEENGNNTASDADNFAVEKSKTSTSRRKKIQKNSNKRSDITSKFQVPEKGLLVSQWFQSLRTATYSLLRAFRQPIILRPMTWFLLAHVTVPNLSTIMFYYQTEFLNLEASFLGTTRVVGWLGLMLGTFVYNRYLKKMKLRKILMWAHVGLSVLGVLDMVLVSRTNAALGVSDKVMVLCGSALSDAVNQFKFMPFLILSGQLCPPGIEGTLFALFMSINNFGSTLGSFVGAGLASVLNISSGSFDNLLLGVGIQVICTFIPIAFLFLIPKEATGISA
- the LOC131323137 gene encoding uncharacterized protein LOC131323137 → MESLLKQVVAVLSLSTILLISGVRAWTGEIHGRVVCDVCGDSSIGPEDHVLEGAEVAVLCITTSGEVLNYQAFTNSKGMYTVAETMPESDRWDACLARPISSFHEHCTHLGGSSSGVKFTYSRPSGYFHTVRPFVYQPTNVPTYCL